Proteins from one Thaumasiovibrio subtropicus genomic window:
- a CDS encoding serine hydrolase domain-containing protein, with amino-acid sequence MTMNKLTRTALSFALSLTTATSFAQQQTWQDLGIMASIPPVAEAQVTSANWVMYPYNRWSFQNITSLLATVPVESGPTIDWPMGNNTNVLPFAITNSKGESTTIEKVLHSHNTDAFVVVHKGKLVHESYWNGMTPNSQHWLASMTKSFTGLTAEILIAEGKIDPTKRAKEYVSELKGTAMGSATVQQLLDMTAGTAWDESMEALMDETSFAREYGNAAGTWPMPGKPTNGVFGILPRIEQDREHGKNFVYNSPQTDAIGWVISAVTGQRFEEVMSDKFWSQLGAENHTTLMADTNTFAWATGGLFMTARDAAKFGQLIVNQGEYNGERIFDKSVYDRITTGDASKFADSAYEARIPGGAYSSFFWLTNNDDDAIMAKGMYAQYIYMNPTTDVVIVRLASPEISSMPEYDLDMLAVFDTISTHLSQ; translated from the coding sequence ATGACAATGAATAAACTCACCCGAACAGCACTCTCATTCGCCCTTTCTCTCACAACGGCAACGAGTTTTGCTCAACAACAAACTTGGCAAGATCTCGGCATCATGGCATCAATTCCTCCAGTTGCTGAAGCGCAAGTCACTTCAGCAAATTGGGTGATGTACCCCTACAATCGCTGGAGTTTTCAAAACATCACCAGTCTATTAGCCACGGTTCCCGTCGAGAGTGGCCCTACCATCGACTGGCCCATGGGCAACAACACTAATGTATTGCCCTTCGCGATCACCAATAGCAAAGGTGAAAGCACCACCATTGAAAAAGTACTTCACAGTCACAATACCGATGCTTTTGTTGTCGTTCACAAGGGTAAGCTTGTCCACGAAAGCTATTGGAATGGAATGACACCCAACAGCCAGCACTGGCTAGCATCAATGACCAAATCATTCACCGGCTTAACGGCAGAGATCTTAATTGCTGAGGGTAAAATCGACCCCACGAAGCGCGCCAAAGAGTATGTCTCTGAATTGAAAGGGACAGCAATGGGCAGTGCAACGGTTCAACAACTGCTCGACATGACAGCGGGCACCGCATGGGACGAAAGCATGGAAGCGCTGATGGATGAAACGTCATTCGCTCGTGAATATGGTAATGCCGCGGGTACTTGGCCAATGCCGGGCAAACCAACCAATGGGGTGTTCGGAATTCTGCCGCGTATCGAACAAGATCGTGAGCATGGCAAAAACTTTGTTTATAACTCTCCGCAAACCGATGCGATTGGCTGGGTGATCAGCGCCGTCACAGGTCAACGTTTCGAAGAAGTGATGTCAGACAAGTTCTGGTCTCAACTTGGGGCAGAGAACCACACCACATTGATGGCAGATACCAACACGTTCGCATGGGCCACTGGCGGGCTGTTTATGACCGCTCGCGATGCCGCTAAATTTGGTCAGTTGATCGTCAATCAGGGCGAATACAACGGTGAACGTATATTTGATAAGTCGGTCTATGACCGTATCACCACCGGCGATGCGAGTAAATTTGCGGACAGTGCTTATGAGGCTCGTATTCCGGGCGGAGCATACAGCAGCTTTTTCTGGCTAACCAACAATGATGATGACGCGATAATGGCAAAAGGCATGTATGCACAATATATCTATATGAATCCTACTACCGATGTCGTTATCGTCCGTTTGGCCTCACCGGAAATTTCGTCGATGCCAGAGTATGACTTAGATATGTTAGCGGTCTTCGACACTATCTCGACACACTTGAGCCAATAA
- the rsxB gene encoding electron transport complex subunit RsxB: MTTILLAVLALAVLAAIFGMILGFASIRFKVEADPIVDQIDAILPQTQCGQCGYPGCRPYAEAIANGDEINKCPPGGQPTIEKLADLMGVEATDSAHDDEKSKKTVAFIHEDECIGCTKCIQACPVDAIIGGTKAVHTVIKDECTGCDLCVDPCPTDCIEMIPVNQTPETWKWQQFAIPVTTLTSDDTEKTH, translated from the coding sequence GTGACGACAATTCTTTTAGCGGTACTTGCCCTCGCGGTACTGGCTGCCATCTTTGGCATGATTCTCGGTTTTGCATCGATTCGATTTAAAGTCGAAGCGGATCCCATCGTCGATCAAATCGACGCCATCTTACCGCAGACTCAGTGCGGCCAATGTGGCTATCCGGGCTGTCGTCCTTATGCTGAGGCCATTGCCAATGGCGATGAAATCAACAAGTGTCCTCCAGGTGGTCAACCCACCATCGAGAAACTCGCAGACCTGATGGGGGTTGAAGCCACGGATTCTGCCCACGATGATGAAAAGAGTAAGAAAACCGTCGCGTTTATCCATGAGGATGAATGTATCGGATGTACCAAATGTATTCAGGCTTGCCCTGTCGATGCCATCATTGGTGGCACCAAAGCCGTTCACACCGTGATCAAAGATGAATGTACTGGCTGTGACCTCTGTGTCGATCCTTGTCCAACCGACTGTATTGAGATGATTCCTGTCAATCAAACGCCAGAGACTTGGAAATGGCAGCAGTTTGCCATCCCTGTAACCACCTTGACGTCGGATGACACGGAGAAGACCCACTAA
- the rsxA gene encoding electron transport complex subunit RsxA — translation MTEYLLLLVGTVLVNNFVLVKFLGLCPFMGVSKKLETAIGMGLATTFVLTLASVTAYLVEAYILAPLGIQYLRTMSFILVIAVVVQFTEMVVHKTSPTLYRLLGIFLPLITTNCAVLGVALLNINENHNFIQSVVYGFGAAAGFSLVLILFASMRERIAAADVPNVFKGASVAMITAGLMSLAFMGFTGLVKL, via the coding sequence ATGACCGAATACTTATTATTATTAGTTGGCACCGTGTTGGTGAACAACTTTGTGTTGGTCAAATTCCTTGGCCTATGCCCCTTTATGGGGGTATCAAAAAAGCTTGAAACCGCTATCGGTATGGGGCTGGCGACAACGTTCGTCCTAACTTTAGCTTCTGTTACCGCTTATCTGGTTGAAGCCTATATTCTCGCGCCCCTCGGTATTCAATACCTGCGCACGATGAGCTTCATTCTTGTCATCGCGGTTGTTGTCCAGTTCACCGAAATGGTCGTACACAAAACCAGTCCGACCTTGTATCGCTTGTTAGGGATCTTTTTACCGCTGATCACCACCAACTGCGCTGTACTCGGTGTCGCGCTACTGAACATTAACGAAAACCACAACTTCATTCAGTCAGTCGTCTATGGCTTTGGTGCAGCCGCAGGTTTTTCTTTGGTGTTAATTCTGTTTGCCTCCATGCGTGAACGTATTGCAGCAGCGGACGTACCCAATGTGTTTAAAGGGGCTTCTGTGGCGATGATCACTGCGGGTCTCATGTCTCTCGCATTTATGGGCTTTACGGGGTTAGTAAAACTGTGA